One genomic window of Deinococcus deserti VCD115 includes the following:
- a CDS encoding DinB family protein yields the protein MNLLDRLLGHDAWTTACLLQQSRALTEKQLDQEFDLGWRTVRATLEHIIDNMETWVDLMNGGLFREHPEPAGYWRTLDGLSDRLTQASHDLAILAQRIQAEGRFDDTWVDVLDEPHRQKTFGGAIAHVITHSMHHRAQLIHILRRHGVKDVIEGDLLSWEQQYALA from the coding sequence ATGAATCTCCTCGACCGCCTTTTGGGGCACGACGCCTGGACGACTGCGTGCCTGCTGCAGCAGAGTCGTGCCCTGACGGAGAAGCAACTTGATCAGGAGTTCGACCTTGGCTGGCGGACAGTGCGCGCTACGCTGGAGCACATCATCGACAACATGGAAACCTGGGTGGACCTGATGAATGGTGGCCTCTTCCGCGAGCACCCTGAGCCAGCCGGTTACTGGCGTACACTTGACGGCCTTTCAGACCGCCTGACGCAGGCCAGCCATGATCTCGCCATCCTTGCGCAGCGTATCCAGGCTGAAGGGCGTTTCGACGACACATGGGTAGACGTTCTCGACGAGCCACATCGCCAGAAGACATTTGGTGGGGCAATTGCGCACGTCATTACGCATTCCATGCATCACCGCGCACAACTCATCCATATACTCCGTAGGCATGGCGTGAAGGATGTCATCGAGGGGGATTTGCTCAGCTGGGAACAACAGTACGCTCTCGCTTGA